From Amycolatopsis sp. WQ 127309:
GGTCAACGGCGCCATCGTCAAGCCGGGCGAAACCTTCAGCCTCAACGGGTTCACCGGCCCGCGCGGCAAGCCGCAGGGGTACGTCGAGGCCGGCGTGATCGAAAACGGCGCCCCGGCGCGCGAGGTCGGCGGCGGCATCTCGCAGTTCGCGACGACGCTGTACAACGCGTCCTACTTCTCGGGCATGAAAGACGCCGGCCACAAGGAACACAGCTACTACATCAGCCGCTACCCCGCCGCGCGCGAGGCGACGGTGTTCCAGAACCCCAACGGGGCCAGCGTCATCGACATCAAGTTCACGAACGACTCGGCGACCGGCATCGCGATCCAGACGATCTGGACGCCGTCGTCGATCACCGTGAAGCTGTGGGGCACCAAGCGCTACACCGTCGAGTCGATCCCGGGCAGCCGGTCCAACCCGACCGACCCGCAGACCAAGCCGGGCCCGGCGGAGAACTGCCACGCCTCCAACGGCGCGCCGGGCTTCACCACGACCGACACCCGCGTGCTCAAGGACGCTTCGTCCGGCCGTGAGGTCAGCCGCTCGACGCGGACCGTCCGCTACAACCCGCAACCGAAAATCACCTGCGGCCCCTCCTAACGGCCGTTCACCGGCTGCGTCCGCGCCGGTACGCTGAGTGCTTCCGCGAGTCACCGGGGGCGCCATGACGGCACGTGCGGCAGGGTTCCGGGACGTCCTCGCGGTACCGGAGTTCCGGGCGCTGTTCGGTGCCCAGCTGGTCTCCGTCACCGGTGACCAGCTCGCGCGCGTCGCGCTGTCGATCCTGGTGTACGACCGCACGAACTCGCCCGGCTGGGCCGCGCTGACCTACGCGCTGACGTTCCTGCCCGACCTCGTCGGCGGCCCGCTGCTGTCCGGCCTCGCCGACCGCTACCCGCCGCGGCGGGTGATGGTCGTCGCCGACGTCGTGCGCGCGGTCGCCGTGACGGCGATGGCGTGGCCCGGCTTGCCGCTGCCCGCGGTCGCGGCGCTGCTCGTCGGCGTCCAGCTGTTCAACCCGGTGTGGAACTCCGCGCGGGCCGCGCTGATGCCGCAGGTGCTGCCGGCCGAGACGTTCGTGCCCGGCATGGGTTTGCTGATGATCCTGGTGCAGGCCGGGCAGGTCGCCGGGTTCGCGCTCGGCGGGCTGCTCGTCGCCGGGCTCGGCACCGCCGGGGCGCTGCTGGCCGACGCGGTCAGCTTCGCGGCGTCGGCGGTGGTGCTGGCCATCGGCGTGCGCCCGCGCCCGCCACGCGCCGAGCCCGGCGTCCGCTGGTGGCGGCACGTCCGCGCGGGCTGGACGGTGGTCGTCGGCGACCCGCGCCGGCTCGCGCTGGTGGCGCTGGGCTGCGTGTCCGGCAGCTACATCGCGGGCGAGGCGATCGCGGCGCCGTACGCGGCCGAGCTGGGCGGCGGCGCGGTGGTCGTCGGGCTGCTGCTCGGGGCGTACGCGCTGGGCAACGTCGTGGGCATGGCCGCGCTGTCCCGCGTCCCGCCGGAGCGGCGCGCGCGGTTGCTGGGGCCGCTCGCCGTGCTGGCGTGCGCGGCCCTGCTGGGCTGCGCGCTGCGGCCGGACCTCGAGGCGACGCTCGCGCTGCTCACGCTGTCCGGGATCGCGAGCTCGTACAACCTCATCGCCAACACGACGTTCGTCCAGCTGACGCCGGAAGCCCAGCGCGCGCAGGCGTTCGGCTTCGCGTTGACGGCGTTGCGGGTCTCCCAGGGGCTGGGCGTGGTGCTCGCCGGGCTCGCGGCCGAGCGGGCGGCCCCGCACGGCGTCGTCGCCGCGGCCGGGGCCCTGGGCGTGCTCGCGGCGTTCGGCGCGGCCCGGCTCTGGCGGCGGGCGCAACCGGCAGCCGAGCCGTCCTGAGCCGGTTTGACTGGTTTCCGGGCCTCCTGGCCACAAGCCGGGCGGTCCGGGCCCGGTGACCGGTCCCCAGTGGGTCCCGGTCACCGGGTCCGGTTCTCAGAACCGCGTCCAGTCGGTCGGGCGCTGACCGGTGCGGGTGGTCCAGTCGGTCGGGCACGCGGGCAGTGGTGCGACGTCGACGTCGGTGTCGGCATTGGCCCAGTCGGTCGGGATCTGGTGCGCGGTCCAGTCGGTCGGCAGTTCGCGCGCGGTCCAGTCGGTGGGCATCTGACGCGTGGTCCAGTCCGTCGGGATGGCGCGGGTCCAGTCGGTCGGCAGCTGCCGCGTCCAGTCGGTGGGCCGCTGCGCGCGACGGCGGGACGGGACGATGTTGGCGTTGGACAGGAAGTGCGACATGATTTCTCCTTGTGGTGTACGAATGCGGGGCGATCTTGTACGGTGCGTAATCGGACGGTAGCCCGACCAGCCTAATGACACACCGCATTCATTCGATTACAGTGACGATTCCGCGAAGAGTTCCGTCCTGGAAAGAGGGGCGTTCCGTGGGATTCTCCGGGTCCCAAGGGCGTAAGCCCAGCTCAGAACGTCCACGATCGGGTATCCGTACGTGGGCCATGTGGAAGCTGCCCACTCCGGTGTTCGGCTATGTCCTCGTGGTCGACGCGCTCGCCGTGGTCGCGATCCTGGCGACCGCCGGCCTCGTGCCGATCAGCGGTCAAGCCGTGCTCTGGTGTGGCCTGATCCTGGCCGGCGAGATCGTGCACCTCGAAGCGGCGCAACGCATCGAGCGCATCCGCGAGCTCGCCGCCGACGGCCGGCCGCACATGCACCTGCAGTCGATCTGGATCTTCGCCGGGCTCCTCCTGCTGCCACCGCCACTGGCCACCGTGGTGATCGTCGTCAGTTACGCCCATTCGTGGGTTCGCGTCTACAAAAGGCGTGGCGTTGTTCACCGGAAAGTGTTCTCCGGTGCCACGGTGATCCTGGCCTGCACGGCCGCCGGCGTGGTGCTGACCGTCGGCACGGGCGGGCACGTGGCGCCGTACATCCCTTACCTCGACGGTTTCGGCGGGATGACCGCGCTGCTCGTCTCGGGGATCGTCTACTTCGGACTCAACTACGTGCTGGTGATCCTCGCGATCGTGCTGAGCAACCCGGGCAAGCCGCCGCGGCAGGCGTTCGGCAACCCGTCCGACGTGCTGATCGTGCTCGCCGCGGTCGGCGTCGGCTGCGGCATCGCGCTGGTCATGACGGTCCGGCCGTGGCTGCTGCCCGTGCTCATGGTGACGCCGGTGGCGCTGCACATCGGCCTGCTGCTGCCGCAGTTCCAGGCCGCCGCGCGCACGGATTCGAAGACTTCGCTGCTGGCGCCGGAGTTCTGGGTGCAGCTGGCGCGCAACGAGCTGGCGCGCGCGGCCGAGCTGTCGTCGACCGCGGGTGTGCTGATGATCGACATCGACCACTTCAAGGCCATCGACGACGGCAACGGCCACCTGGCGGGCGACGAGGTGCTGCGCGCGATCGCGGCGGTCGTCCAGAACTCGGTGCGGGGCGGCGACTACGTCGGGCGCTTCGGCGGCGACGAGTTCGTGGTCCTGCTCCCGGGCACGACGACCACGGAGATCGTGGCCGTCGCCGACCGCATCCGCGCGGCGATCGCGCGGATCGAGGTGAAGGTCCCGGTGGTCCGCCCGGGCAAGCCCGAGGTGATCACCGGCCTGACGGCGTCGATCGGCGCGGCGGTGTACCCGGAGACGGCCACGGACTACACGATCCTGCTGCAAGCGGCCGACGACGCCGTGTTCGCGGCGAAGGAAGCCGGCCGCGACCAGGTCGTCCTGGCCGGCACCCGCAGCGAGCTGGCCCGCCCCGAAGTCCCCGACGTGCTCTGAACCCGGCCCGAAAACCGGTGGATCGGCGCCGCCGCGGGCCACTACCGTGCTGCGTGACCGAGTCGTCCAGGCGAGGACGTGCCGTTGTACATCCGTTGAGATCTTCCGAGCGCTGATTCCTCACGCGTCGCGTTGGTGCGCCGCGTTCCTTTCTGCTGCGGATTTCTCACTGAACGGTGTCCTTCCCATGCTCGAAAACTGGGCCGTCGTGCCCCTTTGCCTGCCACTCGTCCGCCGCCGTTGCCACGCCTGCGCATCCGAGCGCTTCCGCGTCAACGGCAAGTTCCGCGTCAACGCCCACCACAAGCTCCTCGACGCCTGGCTCCTCGCACGCTGCGTCGCGTGCGGGGACACCGTGAAGCTCACGTTCCTGGAGCGGGTGCCCGTGCGCTCCGTCCGGCCTGAGCTGCTCGATCGGCTGCACGACAACGATCCCGGCCTGGCGGCCGAGCTGCTCCGAGATCCGGTCGTGCTCCACCGCAACCACGTCGCCCTCGACTGGGACGGCGCCTGGCGGCTCGACACGGGCGGCGCGGACCTCCGCGACCGCGAGGTGATCGACGTCGCGGTCCGGTTCGCGGCCAGGATCCCGGTCCGGCCGCTGCGGCTGATCGCCGAAGGGTGCGATCTTTCGCGGGCCGAGGCCGAAAGGCTGCTCACGGAAGGAAAGCTCGTCTCGGCGGTCCGGCTGAGCGGCAAGCTCTCCGGTGACTTCACCTTCACGCTGAAACGCTGATCCCTCCTCGGGCCTGCCCGACGGCAGGCCCGAGGTGTCCTAAAAGGACGTCTCAGTCGTGGCCGATCCGGCGTCGAGCACCGTGTCGCCGTGCGCTCGCGCCCACTCCGTCAACATGTGGATCAGCTCGACCAGGTCGCCGTGGCGCACCGGGACCGAAACTGCTCATGATCCTTAGGTACCTGCGGGTTCCTGCGGGCAACCTAGCCTGGGCGTCATGCGAATCATCACTCAGCAGACGCTCGGCGGCCCCGACGTGCTCACCATCGTCGACGCGCCCGCGCCCCGGGCCCTGCCGACCGAGGTCCTCGTCCGCGTCCAAGCGATCGGCCTGAACCCCCTGGAGGCGCGCCTGCGCGCCGGCGAGTTCCCGCTGCTCGGCCGGCCGCCGTTCGTCCTCGGCTGGGACGTCAGCGGCGTGGTCGAGCAGGCGCACACGTGGCGGTTCCGGCCCGGCGACGAGGTGTTCGGCATGCCGCTGTTCCCGCGGGCGGCCAACGCCTACGCCGAGGTCGTGGCCGCTCCGGCGTTGCACCTGGTGCGCAAGCCGGCGTCGCTCTCGCACGTCGAAGCGGCGGCGCTGCCGGTCGCCGGGCTGACGGCGTGGCAGGGCCTCGTCGACCTCGGCGGCGTGACCGAAGGCGACCGGGTCCTGGTCCACGGCGGTGGCGGCGGGGTCGGCCACGTCGCGATCCAGCTCGCGAAAGCGCTCGGCGCGCACGTGATCACGACCGCGAGCGGGAGCAAGCGGGCGTTCGTCGAGGGGTTCGGCGCCGACGAGGTGATCGACTACACGGCGGCCGACTTCGCCGAGGTGGTCCGCGACGTCGACGTCGTGCTCGACACGATCGGCGGCGACACCGCCGAGCGCTCGCTCGGCGTGCTCCGCCCGGGCGGGCACCTGGTGACGGCGGTCGCCGAGGACGATGCGCAGCTCATCGCGAAGTTCGAGGCGGCCGGGATGCGCTTCAGCGGCATCGCCGTCGACCCCGATCCGGTCGCCCTGCGCGGTCTCGCCGACCTCGTCGACCAGGGCAAGCTCCGGGTCCACGTGCAGGAGACGGTCCCGTTCGAGCGCGTCGCCGACGCCCACCGGCTGCTCGAAGGCGGCCACCTCCGGGGCAAGGTCGTGCTCACCGTCTGAGCCGGCGGTGAGGGCCTCGCGCGGGCGAGGCCCCCACCGGACGTCAAGGCAGCGTCGCCAGGGACTGCGCGAGAACCGCGTCGGACAGCTCGTCGTCGACCATGTCCCCGGCCAGGTACGCGCCGTAGGCCGGCAGGTCCAGGTGCGCGTGGCCGCACAGCGCCGTGAGGATCACCTTCTCCTCACCGGTTTCCTTGCACCGCAACGCTTCCTGGATGCACGCGGCGAGCGCGTGCGTCGGCTCCGGGGCCGGGATGATGCCCTCGGACCGGGCGAACCGGACGCCCGCGGAGAAGCACTCCTGCTGCCCGATGGCGATCGCCTCGATCAGGCCGAGCTCGTAGATGTGCGAGATCAGCGGCGACATCCCGTGGTAGCGCAGGCCGCCCGCGTGGATCGGGTCCGGGATGAAGTCGTGGCCGAGGGTGTGCATCTTGAGCAATGGCGTCAGCCCGGCGGTGTCGCCGAAGTCGTAGGCGTACCGGCCGCGCGTCAGCGACGGGCACGCGGCCGGCTCGACCGCGCGGATCACCGGGTCCATCCGGCCGGCCAGCTTCTCCCGCAGGAACGGGAACGCCAGCCCGCCGAAGTTCGAGCCGCCGCCGGTGCAGCCGACCAGCAGGTCCGGGGTGTCGCCGGCCAGCTGGAACTGCCGCAGTGCCTCCTCGCCGATGATCGTCTGGTGCAGCAGCACGTGGTTGAGGACGCTGCCCAGCGCGTACCGCGTGTCCGGGTCCTGCGCCGCCTGCTCGACCGCCTCGCTGATGGCGATGCCGAGGCTGCCGGTCGAGTCCGGGTGCTGCTTGAGGATGGCCCGGCCGGACTCGGTCAGCTCGGACGGGCTGGGGTGGACGGTCGCGCCGAACGTCTCCATCATCAGCTTGCGGTAGGGCTTCTGGTCATAGGACGCCCGGACCTGCCAGACCTCGCACTCGAGGCCGAACTGGGCGCAGGCGAACGCGAGCGCACTGCCCCACTGGCCGGCGCCGGTCTCGCTGGTCAGCCGGGTGACGCCCTCCTGCGCGTTGTAGAACGCCTGCGGCACGGCGGTGTTCGGTTTGTGGGAGCCGACCGGGCTGACCCCCTCGTACTTGTAGTAGATCCGCGCCGGCGTCCCGAGCGCCTTCTCGAGCCGGCGCGCGCGGAACAGCGGCGACGGCCGCCAGAGCCGGTAGACCTCGAGCACCTCTTCGGGAATGTCGACATAGCGCTCGGTCGTCACCTCCTGCTCGATGAGCGCCTGCGGGAAGAGCGGAGCGAGATCGGCCGGCCCGACCGGCTCCCGGGTGCCGGGGTGCAACGGCGGGGGCGGCGGCTCGGGAAGATCGGGGATGACGTTGTACCACTGGGTCGGGAGATCGGCTTCGTCCAGGATGTACTTGGTCCGTTCGGCCATCACGCCTCCATGCTCGGCTCGCAGCTCGAACTTAGGACGAGTCCGCCGGGGAAGCCAGCGGTACCCACGACTGGGGTCTCCTTCGCCTACGCTGACTCCGGACCTCGGCGGAAGCTCGCCGACCCGACACGAACCGGAGGATCCGCCATGCCCCACGCCGTGGACTTCGCCACCGTATCGACGGCCGGCCTGGAGACGTCACCGGTAGCGGCCGCCCTCGCCGGCCTGCGGGCGAACGAGGCGCGTTACTTCAAGAACAAGTACGACCACACCTTCACGGTCGACCCCGCGAGCGACGCCCGGCCGTCCATCGACTGGGTGACCCGGATCCTCGAGGAAGAACGCGGCATCGTCATCGCCTCACCCCCGCTGGAGGCGACGGAGTTCCAGGTCGAGAACATCCGGATGGCGTACGTCTTCTACGAGAGCGGCCTGTCGATCAACGTGATGTACACCCTCGAGGACGGCGGGAAACGCGCGGTCGGGTTCAAGCTGTCGGACGGGATGGAGGTCCCGGAGGAGCTCGGAGCGTTCAAGTTCGCCCGCCAGAAGTCCAAACTGGCCGGCACCATCCGCGGCTCGTACTTCGTCATCAAGAACGAGTACTAGGACTGCCGTGGGCATGTACGTCGCCGTTCGCGGCTGGCTCGAGTTCGACCACGGACAGCGAGAGCAGGTCGAGCGGACTCTGGCCGAACACCGAGACGACCAGTACGCGGACGGCTGGGGGGACGACGACCTGGACAGGCCGGTCGGGTTCTTCCTGTTGAGCGACGAACGGCAGCGATCGACGTCGTGGACCGTCCGCGATGGCGAGGTGGCCGATACCGTGGCACCGGCCGAACTCCGCTGGTTCGCGGAACGTCCCTGACGGCTCGCCCTGCTGCCGGCGGGAGCCGGGCAACAGGGCGCCCGGAATCACAGAGTCGGTGTCATCCCGCCGTCGATGAGGATGTCCGTACCCGTCACGTTCGCCGCTCGGCCGCCCGCCAGCAGCAGTACCAGGTCCGCGACCTCCGCCGGCTGGGTGAACCGGCCCGTCACCGCGTCGCCCGCCGCCTGCTTGGCCACCGCGTCCGGGTCCAGGCCCTTCGCCTGGCCGACCGTGGCCGCGACGCCCGCGTCGCCCAGCCAGAGGCCCGTGCTCACCGGGCCCGGGCTGATCGTGTTCACCCGGATTCCCTGCGGCCCCAGCTCCTTCGACAGCGATTTGCAGAAGCTGAGCAGCGCCGCCTTGGCCGCGCTGTAGTCGATGACGAGCGGGTCCGGCAGGGTCGCGTTGACCGACGCGATCGTGACGATGCTGCCCGCGCCGCGTTCGAGCAGGTGCGGGACGGCCGCGCGGGTCGTGCGGACCGCGGCGAGGAAGTTGATCGTCAGGGCCGTGAGCCAGTCGTCGTCCGTGACGGACAGGAAGCCGCCGGTGCGCGGCGTCACCCCGCCGACGTTGTTGACCAGGATGTCCAGCCCGCCGAACTCGGCGATCGCGGCGTCGATCAGCTGCGCGGGTCCCTCCGGGGAGGTGAGGTCGCCCTGGACGACCCGGACGCCGGCCAGCTCGGGCGGGACCGTGCGGGCGCCGGCCACGACGTGGACGCCCTCGGCGACCAGGGCGCGGGTGATGGCCAGCCCGATGCCCTTGCTGGCTCCGGTGACGACGGCGATCTTGCCGGACAGCTTCAAGTCCATGTGACGCTCTCTCTGCGAAGGAGGAACAGCAGCGTCA
This genomic window contains:
- a CDS encoding MFS transporter encodes the protein MTARAAGFRDVLAVPEFRALFGAQLVSVTGDQLARVALSILVYDRTNSPGWAALTYALTFLPDLVGGPLLSGLADRYPPRRVMVVADVVRAVAVTAMAWPGLPLPAVAALLVGVQLFNPVWNSARAALMPQVLPAETFVPGMGLLMILVQAGQVAGFALGGLLVAGLGTAGALLADAVSFAASAVVLAIGVRPRPPRAEPGVRWWRHVRAGWTVVVGDPRRLALVALGCVSGSYIAGEAIAAPYAAELGGGAVVVGLLLGAYALGNVVGMAALSRVPPERRARLLGPLAVLACAALLGCALRPDLEATLALLTLSGIASSYNLIANTTFVQLTPEAQRAQAFGFALTALRVSQGLGVVLAGLAAERAAPHGVVAAAGALGVLAAFGAARLWRRAQPAAEPS
- a CDS encoding GGDEF domain-containing protein, with product MWKLPTPVFGYVLVVDALAVVAILATAGLVPISGQAVLWCGLILAGEIVHLEAAQRIERIRELAADGRPHMHLQSIWIFAGLLLLPPPLATVVIVVSYAHSWVRVYKRRGVVHRKVFSGATVILACTAAGVVLTVGTGGHVAPYIPYLDGFGGMTALLVSGIVYFGLNYVLVILAIVLSNPGKPPRQAFGNPSDVLIVLAAVGVGCGIALVMTVRPWLLPVLMVTPVALHIGLLLPQFQAAARTDSKTSLLAPEFWVQLARNELARAAELSSTAGVLMIDIDHFKAIDDGNGHLAGDEVLRAIAAVVQNSVRGGDYVGRFGGDEFVVLLPGTTTTEIVAVADRIRAAIARIEVKVPVVRPGKPEVITGLTASIGAAVYPETATDYTILLQAADDAVFAAKEAGRDQVVLAGTRSELARPEVPDVL
- a CDS encoding DUF1062 domain-containing protein, with the protein product MLENWAVVPLCLPLVRRRCHACASERFRVNGKFRVNAHHKLLDAWLLARCVACGDTVKLTFLERVPVRSVRPELLDRLHDNDPGLAAELLRDPVVLHRNHVALDWDGAWRLDTGGADLRDREVIDVAVRFAARIPVRPLRLIAEGCDLSRAEAERLLTEGKLVSAVRLSGKLSGDFTFTLKR
- a CDS encoding NADP-dependent oxidoreductase; this encodes MRIITQQTLGGPDVLTIVDAPAPRALPTEVLVRVQAIGLNPLEARLRAGEFPLLGRPPFVLGWDVSGVVEQAHTWRFRPGDEVFGMPLFPRAANAYAEVVAAPALHLVRKPASLSHVEAAALPVAGLTAWQGLVDLGGVTEGDRVLVHGGGGGVGHVAIQLAKALGAHVITTASGSKRAFVEGFGADEVIDYTAADFAEVVRDVDVVLDTIGGDTAERSLGVLRPGGHLVTAVAEDDAQLIAKFEAAGMRFSGIAVDPDPVALRGLADLVDQGKLRVHVQETVPFERVADAHRLLEGGHLRGKVVLTV
- a CDS encoding TrpB-like pyridoxal phosphate-dependent enzyme — translated: MAERTKYILDEADLPTQWYNVIPDLPEPPPPPLHPGTREPVGPADLAPLFPQALIEQEVTTERYVDIPEEVLEVYRLWRPSPLFRARRLEKALGTPARIYYKYEGVSPVGSHKPNTAVPQAFYNAQEGVTRLTSETGAGQWGSALAFACAQFGLECEVWQVRASYDQKPYRKLMMETFGATVHPSPSELTESGRAILKQHPDSTGSLGIAISEAVEQAAQDPDTRYALGSVLNHVLLHQTIIGEEALRQFQLAGDTPDLLVGCTGGGSNFGGLAFPFLREKLAGRMDPVIRAVEPAACPSLTRGRYAYDFGDTAGLTPLLKMHTLGHDFIPDPIHAGGLRYHGMSPLISHIYELGLIEAIAIGQQECFSAGVRFARSEGIIPAPEPTHALAACIQEALRCKETGEEKVILTALCGHAHLDLPAYGAYLAGDMVDDELSDAVLAQSLATLP
- a CDS encoding phage tail protein, which translates into the protein MPHAVDFATVSTAGLETSPVAAALAGLRANEARYFKNKYDHTFTVDPASDARPSIDWVTRILEEERGIVIASPPLEATEFQVENIRMAYVFYESGLSINVMYTLEDGGKRAVGFKLSDGMEVPEELGAFKFARQKSKLAGTIRGSYFVIKNEY
- a CDS encoding oxidoreductase → MDLKLSGKIAVVTGASKGIGLAITRALVAEGVHVVAGARTVPPELAGVRVVQGDLTSPEGPAQLIDAAIAEFGGLDILVNNVGGVTPRTGGFLSVTDDDWLTALTINFLAAVRTTRAAVPHLLERGAGSIVTIASVNATLPDPLVIDYSAAKAALLSFCKSLSKELGPQGIRVNTISPGPVSTGLWLGDAGVAATVGQAKGLDPDAVAKQAAGDAVTGRFTQPAEVADLVLLLAGGRAANVTGTDILIDGGMTPTL